In Pyrus communis chromosome 8, drPyrComm1.1, whole genome shotgun sequence, one genomic interval encodes:
- the LOC137741987 gene encoding uncharacterized protein isoform X3 has product MPLLWKDPPMMLRKARPWFHRSLWGFGLILNFGCWGFLGETAVRAGLKRAKKLPKKNAKLNSKSAWGMLISQFSKNPHQFICETVFTVGQSCECHLCLKDPSISTTLCKLKHVKRDGSSAAELEIICGKGDVQVNEKTYQKDTKVILNGGDEVVFGSSGKHAYIFQQLTNDHSIATQGIPSISILETQNAPVNGMHMEARSGDPSAVDGASILASMSNVPNDLSLLSEPAKAGDDLQQDAEMPSLPSACRDSDDRTPDIEMKETTNINDQVSGDKNIVQYPDTANENPNLDSVALDMDTETQKLPLRPLFRMFTGSSSANFDLTGSISKILDEQREIRELLHNFDPPMLISTRRQAFKEKLQQGILRPDDIDVSFESFPYYLSETTKKVLIASTHPNLRCSKFGKYFSSLPTGSPRILLSGPAGSEIYQETLAKALAKHFGARLLIVDSLLLPGVEAPPPKDSDSVKEVPRLERVSTFAKRAAHAAGFKHKKPTSSVEAEITGGSTVSSQALPKQETSTASSRVNTFKQGDRVKFVGAISSGPQPLQSCPLLRGPSYGCRGKVVLAFEENGASKIGVRFDKSIPDGNDLGGLCEEDHGFFCSASHLLPLDVSGGDDIDKLAIGELLEVATNESKSLPLIMFLKDIEKVMAGNPDAYSVLKSKLSNLPEDVVVIGSHTQLDNRKEKSHPGSLLFTKFGLNQTALLDLAFPDNLGGRLHDRSKETPKTMKQLQLSRIFPNKVTIQLPQDEALLSDWKQQLEHDVETLKSQSNIVTIRSVLNRVSVDCPDLESLCIKDLALTTESVDKVVGWAVSHHLMHCSGALVKDDKLVISTESLRDGLNILQGIQNENKSIKKSLKDVVTGNEFEKKLLADVIPPSDIGVTFDDIGALENVKDTLKELVMLPLQRPELFSKGQLTKPCKGILLFGPPGTGKTMLAKAVATEAGANFINISMSSITSKWFGEGEKYVKAVFSLASKIAPSVVFVDEVDSMLGRRENPGEHEAMRKMKNEFMVNWDGLRTKDKERVLVLAATNRPFDLDEAVIRRLPRRLMVNLPDAQNREKILRVVLAKEDLEPDVDLEAVANMTDGYSGSDLKNLCVAAAHLPIREILEKEKKERILALAENRPVPELYCSTDIRPLKMEDFKHAHEQVCASVSSESTNMSELLQWNDLYGEGGSRKKTSLSYFM; this is encoded by the exons AATCCGCACCAGTTCATTTGTGAGACTGTTTTCACTGTCGGTCAAAGTTGTGAGTGCCATTTATGTCTTAAGGACCCATCCATTAGTACTACTTTGTGTAAACTGAAACATGTTAAG CGTGACGGTTCGTCCGCTGCAGAACTAGAGATTATATGCGGTAAGGGTGATGTTCAGGTGAATGAGAAGACTTATCAAAAGGACACGAAGGTGATTCTTAATGGAGGCGATGAGGTTGTATTCGGCTCGTCTGGAAAACATGCATAT ATTTTCCAGCAGCTGACCAATGACCATAGTATAGCTACTCAGGGCATACCTTCAATTAGCATTTTAGAAACCCAGAATGCTCCAGTTAATGGGATGCATATGGAGGCAAGATCAGGGGACCCCTCTGCTGTTGATGGGGCTTCAATATTAGCGTCGATGTCAAATGTGCCAAATGACTTGTCACTACTTTCAGAACCTGCTAAAGCTGGCGACGATCTGCAACAAGATGCAGAGATGCCTTCTCTTCCTTCTGCCTGTCGAGATTCAGATGATCGTACTCCAGACATTGAGATGAAGGAGACTACTAATATTAATGATCAAGTTTCAGGTGATAAAAATATTGTTCAGTACCCTGACACTGCGAATGAAAACCCCAATCTTGATAGTGTTGCATTGGATATGGATACTGAAACCCAGAAGTTGCCTCTAAGACCACTCTTCCGAATGTTTACCGGTTCTTCTAGTGCCAATTTTGACTTAACTGGCAGCATTTCTAAGATACTTGATGAGCAAAGGGAAATAAGAGAACTTCTTCACAATTTTGATCCTCCAATGTTGATATCAACTAGGCGACAAGCATTTAAAGAAAAACTGCAACAAGGAATTCTACGTCCTGATGATATTGATGTCTCATTTGAAAGTTTTCCATATTACCTAAG TGAAACAACAAAGAAGGTTTTGATTGCATCCACCCACCCGAATTTGAGGTGTAGCAAGTTTGGAAAATATTTTTCATCACTACCTACCGGGAGCCCGCGCATATTATTATCTGGTCCAGCAG GTTCTGAGATATATCAGGAAACCTTGGCAAAGGCACTTGCGAAACATTTTGGTGCTAGATTACTAATTGTAGATTCTCTTCTCCTGCCTGGT GTTGAGGCACCACCGCCCAAGGATTCTGATTCTGTTAAAGAAGTACCAAGGCTTGAAAGAGTTTCCACATTTGCGAAACGAGCAGCTCATGCTGCTGGATTCAAGCACAAGAAACCGACCTCTAGTGTTGAGGCTGAAATTACTGGCGGATCCACTGTGAGTTCTCAGGCACTGCCAAAGCAGGAGACTTCTACTGCATCATCCAGAGTCAATACTTTTAAACAAG GTGACAGGGTCAAATTTGTGGGTGCCATATCTTCTGGTCCTCAACCGCTGCAGAGTTGTCCTCTTCTAAG GGGACCATCATATGGTTGTCGAGGCAAAGTTGTTcttgcttttgaagaaaatggGGCCTCAAAAATTGGTGTTAGATTTGATAAATCAATACCAGATGGCAATGATCTTGGTGGTCTTTGTGAAGAAGATCACGGCTTCTTTTGTTCTG CTAGTCATTTACTTCCCTTGGATGTTTCTGGAGGTGATGATATTGACAAGCTTGCAATCGGTGAACTTCTTGAG GTGGCAACCAATGAGAGTAAAAGTCTTCCTTTGATAATGTTTTTGAAAGATATAGAAAAGGTTATGGCAGGTAACCCAGATGCATATAGTGTCTTGAAGAGTAAGCTTTCAAACTTGCCAGAAGATGTTGTTGTGATCGGCTCTCATACCCAGTTGGACAATCGCAAGGAGAAG TCCCATCCTGGTAGCCTTTTGTTTACAAAGTTCGGCTTAAACCAAACAGCTTTGCTTGATCTTGCTTTTCCG GATAACCTTGGTGGTAGACTGCATGATAGGAGCAAAGAAACTCCTAAAACTATGAAGCAACTTCAACTCTCTCGGATTTTCCCCAACAAAGTGACCATACAGCTGCCCCAG GATGAGGCTTTACTTTCGGACTGGAAGCAGCAGTTGGAACATGATGTTGAAACTTTGAAATCGCAGTCTAATATTGTTACCATTCGCTCA GTTCTTAACCGAGTTTCTGTGGATTGCCCTGACCTTGAAAGTCTCTGCATTAAAGATCTAGCGCTTACAACTGAAA GTGTTGATAAAGTAGTAGGCTGGGCTGTTAGTCACCATCTTATGCATTGTTCAGGCGCTTTAGTTAAAGATGACAAACTTGTTATTTCTACTGAAAG TCTTAGGGATGGACTAAACATTCTACAAGGCATTCAAAACGAAAACAAGAGCATAAAGAAATCACTTAAG GATGTGGTTACTGGAaatgaatttgagaaaaaactTCTtgctgatgttattccaccgaGTGATATTGGGGTTACTTTTGATGACATCGGGGCCTTGGAAAATGTGAAGGACACCCTAAAAGAGTTGGTGATGCTTCCTCTTCAGAGGCCTGAATTATTTAGCAAGGGACAGTTGACTAAG CCTTGTAAAGGAATCTTGCTATTTGGTCCTCCGGGTACTGGAAAGACTATGCTTGCAAAGGCTGTTGCAACTGAAGCTGGTGCAAACTTTATTAACATATCAATGTCAAGTATTACTTCAAAg TGGTTTGGGGAAGGAGAAAAGTACGTTAAAGCGGTGTTCTCCTTAGCTAGTAAAATTGCCCCTAgtgttgtttttgttgatgag GTTGACAGCATGTTAGGCAGACGTGAAAATCCTGGGGAACATGAGGCTATGcgtaaaatgaaaaatgagttcATGGTAAACTGGGATGGTCTGCGTACAAAGGATAAAGAACGTGTATTGGTACTTGCTGCTACTAATAGgccttttgaccttgatgaggCTGTTATTAGGAGGCTTCCGAGGAG ATTGATGGTGAACTTGCCAGATGCCCAGAACAGAGAAAAAATACTGAGAGTTGTATTGGCCAAAGAAGATTTGGAACCTGACGTTGATTTGGAAGCAGTTGCAAATATGACAGATGGGTATTCGGGAAGTGACTTAAAG AATCTCTGTGTTGCTGCAGCTCACCTCCCCATTAGGGAAATtttagagaaagagaaaaag GAGAGAATTTTAGCTTTGGCGGAGAACAGACCTGTACCAGAGTTATACTGCAGTACCGACATTCGTCCCTTGAAGATGGAGGACTTCAAACATGCGCATGAGCAG GTGTGTGCAAGTGTGTCATCGGAGTCGACAAATATGAGTGAGCTCCTCCAATGGAATGACCTATATGGCGAAGGCGGATCAAGAAAGAAGACGTCTCTCAGCTATTTTATGTAG